A genomic segment from Pseudomonas sessilinigenes encodes:
- the nosP gene encoding nitric oxide-sensing protein NosP, whose translation MQQAQSEGVVSAMSQAADPQQVAQDLARQLLHPHLGFVLFFCSAEYPLQALGQALQQGFGGIPLVGCTSAGEITPQGYGRNCVTAIGFDHRHFSIAAELIDQMEHFSLIDAQRMVERLVGGCRSNTLAPIKGNTFALTLLDGLSSREEMVLAALSAALGDIPHFGGSAGDDNYLTHTHVYFGGEFHSGAAVVVLVNTWLDFEVFTTHHIQPRTEKLVVTGVDSTLRRVYELNAEPAAEEYARLIGVPLAHLDHRVFAAHPLAVRINQHYYVRAVQQVHPDLSLSFYCAVENGIVLTAMTPGPLLPNLQALFDGLQQRLGSLLLTIGCDCFLRRLELEDQGGLERIGAFLREQRVMGFNTYGEQFNGMHINQTFTGVAIARSRTAARR comes from the coding sequence ATGCAGCAAGCCCAGAGCGAGGGCGTGGTCAGCGCCATGTCCCAGGCCGCCGATCCGCAGCAGGTGGCCCAGGACCTGGCCCGCCAGCTGCTGCATCCGCACCTGGGCTTCGTGCTGTTCTTCTGCTCCGCCGAGTACCCGCTGCAAGCCCTCGGCCAGGCCCTGCAGCAGGGCTTTGGCGGTATCCCCCTGGTGGGCTGCACCAGCGCCGGGGAAATCACGCCCCAGGGCTACGGGCGCAACTGCGTGACCGCCATCGGTTTCGACCATCGGCACTTTTCCATCGCCGCCGAGCTGATCGACCAGATGGAGCATTTCAGCCTGATCGACGCCCAGCGCATGGTCGAGCGCCTGGTGGGCGGCTGTCGCAGCAACACCCTGGCGCCGATCAAGGGCAACACTTTCGCCCTGACCCTGCTGGACGGCCTGTCGAGTCGTGAGGAAATGGTCCTGGCCGCCCTCAGCGCGGCCCTGGGCGATATCCCGCATTTCGGTGGCTCGGCCGGCGACGACAACTACCTGACCCACACCCACGTGTACTTCGGCGGCGAGTTCCACAGCGGTGCGGCGGTGGTGGTGCTGGTCAATACCTGGCTGGATTTCGAGGTGTTCACCACCCACCACATCCAGCCCCGGACGGAAAAACTGGTGGTCACCGGCGTCGACAGCACCTTGCGCCGGGTCTACGAGCTGAACGCCGAGCCGGCCGCCGAGGAATACGCACGGCTGATCGGCGTGCCGCTGGCGCACCTCGACCACCGGGTATTCGCCGCCCATCCGCTGGCGGTGCGGATCAACCAGCACTACTACGTGCGTGCGGTGCAGCAGGTGCACCCGGACCTGAGCCTGAGTTTCTACTGCGCGGTGGAGAACGGCATCGTCCTCACCGCCATGACTCCCGGCCCCTTGCTGCCCAACCTGCAAGCCTTGTTCGACGGCTTGCAGCAACGCCTGGGCAGCTTGCTGCTAACCATCGGCTGCGACTGCTTCCTGCGCCGCCTGGAGCTGGAGGACCAGGGCGGCCTGGAGCGTATCGGTGCCTTCCTGCGCGAGCAGCGGGTGATGGGGTTCAACACCTACGGAGAACAGTTCAATGGCATGCACATCAACCAGACCTTTACCGGGGTCGCCATTGCCCGCAGCCGAACTGCGGCCCGTCGCTGA
- the nahK gene encoding hybrid sensor histidine kinase/response regulator NahK/ErcS': MACTSTRPLPGSPLPAAELRPVAELQARIDCLQRENRKLRRINDALIERVESGITRGNDPYAAFQHSVVLAEQVRERTDALNQAMAELKAGNHLLSEARLRAETAHQHLIDAIESISDAFVLFDQEQRIVLFNSRFRAFWAHSRVRIMAGMRLAEVRRLLTSTGLFSEEPRSGADEHLLYRLHNGRWLQVSERPTREGGRVILFTDITEVKHSETQRREQAVAQKSHLLQRAVDNLSQGVAMVNAEGVLELWNRRFLELSGLAPVAAHRLFAEVIGDSELSLLSPDSRDANGRPIHECEQRLSDGRVLEIRTHPLPTGGFVNTFTDITERYQHAEALSESERWIRLITDQVPALIAYLNADLVYEFTNKVYEEWYCWPRGVMLGQSLREVHSEQHYQRLESYIARALAGESVTFEFPETNVNHQERYMLRSYVPNRLANGEVVGIFVLIRDITERRRTAEALHQAYQNLELRVRERTAELTTLNQQLLREIEERSRVESRLREAKGEAERANLSKTKFLAAVSHDLLQPLNAARLFTSALLERRDPEASQALVRNVSNSLEDVENLLGTLVDISKLDAGVIKADIAPFALGELLDNLAAEYAQVARSEGLELHFVACSALVRSDIQLLARVLRNLLSNAIRYTRQGRVVLGCRRQGRWLSIQVWDSGLGIAAERLEEIFQEFKRGDEQRPDQDRGLGLGLAIVEKIAGILGHRIDVRSWPGRGSVFSVQVPISASAPPPTPCLEGRAAPLERLQGARIWVLDNDAAICAGMRTLLEGWGCQVVTALSEQDLARQVDDYRAEADLLIADYHLDQQRNGIDAVARINARRALAIPAMMITANYSNDLKQQLRELGHTLMHKPVRPMKLKTAISHLIKQRQASSCKPRA, from the coding sequence ATGGCATGCACATCAACCAGACCTTTACCGGGGTCGCCATTGCCCGCAGCCGAACTGCGGCCCGTCGCTGAACTGCAAGCCCGGATCGACTGCCTGCAACGGGAGAACCGCAAGCTGCGGCGGATCAACGACGCGCTGATCGAGCGGGTCGAGTCCGGCATCACCCGGGGCAACGATCCTTATGCGGCGTTCCAGCACTCGGTGGTGCTGGCCGAACAGGTGCGCGAACGCACCGACGCACTGAACCAGGCCATGGCCGAGCTCAAGGCCGGCAACCATTTGCTCAGCGAGGCGCGGTTGCGGGCCGAGACCGCCCACCAGCACCTGATCGATGCCATCGAGAGCATTTCCGACGCCTTTGTGCTGTTCGACCAGGAGCAGCGCATCGTCCTGTTCAACAGTCGCTTTCGCGCCTTCTGGGCCCACAGCCGGGTGCGGATCATGGCCGGCATGCGCCTGGCCGAGGTCCGGCGGCTGCTGACCAGCACCGGGCTGTTCAGCGAAGAGCCGCGCAGCGGCGCTGACGAACACCTGTTGTATCGCCTGCACAACGGCCGCTGGCTGCAGGTCAGCGAACGACCGACCCGTGAGGGTGGGCGGGTGATCCTGTTCACCGACATCACCGAGGTCAAGCACAGCGAGACCCAGCGCCGCGAGCAGGCGGTGGCGCAAAAATCCCACCTGTTGCAACGGGCGGTGGACAACCTCTCCCAGGGCGTGGCCATGGTCAACGCCGAGGGCGTGCTGGAGTTGTGGAACCGGCGCTTCCTGGAACTCAGCGGGTTGGCGCCGGTGGCCGCGCACCGGCTGTTCGCCGAGGTCATCGGTGACAGCGAACTGAGCCTGCTCAGTCCTGACAGCCGCGATGCCAATGGTCGGCCGATCCACGAATGCGAGCAGCGCTTGAGCGATGGCCGGGTCCTGGAGATCCGCACCCATCCGCTGCCCACCGGTGGTTTCGTCAACACCTTCACCGACATCACCGAGCGCTACCAGCATGCCGAGGCCCTGAGCGAGAGCGAACGCTGGATCCGCCTGATCACCGACCAGGTGCCGGCGCTGATCGCCTACCTCAATGCCGACCTGGTGTACGAGTTCACCAACAAGGTCTACGAGGAGTGGTACTGCTGGCCCCGGGGCGTGATGCTCGGCCAGAGCCTGCGCGAGGTGCACAGCGAGCAGCACTACCAGCGCCTGGAGTCCTACATCGCCCGGGCGCTGGCGGGGGAGAGCGTGACCTTCGAGTTCCCCGAGACCAACGTCAACCATCAAGAGCGCTACATGCTGCGCTCCTACGTGCCCAACCGCCTGGCCAACGGCGAGGTGGTGGGGATCTTCGTGCTGATCCGCGACATCACCGAGCGCCGGCGCACCGCCGAGGCCCTGCACCAGGCCTACCAGAACCTGGAGCTGCGGGTGCGCGAGCGCACCGCCGAATTGACCACCCTCAACCAGCAACTGCTGCGCGAGATCGAGGAACGCAGCCGGGTCGAATCGCGCCTGCGCGAGGCCAAGGGTGAGGCCGAGCGGGCCAACCTGTCGAAGACCAAGTTCCTCGCCGCGGTCAGCCACGACCTGCTGCAACCTCTGAACGCCGCGCGGCTGTTCACCAGTGCCTTGCTGGAGCGTCGCGACCCCGAGGCGAGCCAGGCCCTGGTGCGCAATGTCAGCAACTCCCTGGAGGACGTGGAGAATCTGCTGGGCACCCTGGTGGACATCTCCAAACTGGATGCCGGGGTGATCAAGGCCGATATCGCACCCTTCGCCCTCGGCGAGCTGCTGGACAACCTGGCCGCCGAGTACGCCCAGGTGGCCCGCAGCGAAGGCCTGGAGCTGCACTTCGTGGCTTGCTCGGCGCTGGTGCGCAGCGATATCCAGCTGCTGGCGCGGGTTCTGCGCAACCTGCTGAGCAATGCCATCCGCTACACCCGCCAGGGCCGGGTGGTGCTGGGCTGCCGGCGCCAGGGCCGCTGGCTGTCGATCCAGGTCTGGGACAGTGGCCTGGGCATCGCCGCCGAGCGGCTGGAGGAGATCTTCCAGGAGTTCAAGCGCGGTGATGAACAGCGTCCCGACCAGGACCGGGGCCTGGGCCTGGGGCTGGCCATCGTCGAGAAAATCGCCGGGATCCTCGGCCACCGCATCGACGTGCGTTCCTGGCCGGGGCGCGGTTCGGTGTTCAGCGTGCAAGTGCCGATCAGCGCCAGCGCGCCGCCACCTACACCGTGCCTGGAAGGGCGGGCGGCGCCGCTGGAGCGTTTGCAGGGCGCGCGGATCTGGGTGCTGGATAACGATGCGGCGATCTGCGCGGGCATGCGCACCCTGCTCGAAGGCTGGGGCTGCCAGGTGGTCACGGCGTTGTCCGAGCAGGACCTGGCGCGCCAGGTGGACGACTACCGGGCCGAGGCCGACCTGCTGATCGCCGACTACCACCTGGACCAGCAGCGCAACGGCATCGACGCCGTGGCGCGGATCAACGCCCGGCGCGCCCTGGCGATCCCGGCGATGATGATCACCGCCAACTACAGCAACGACCTCAAGCAGCAACTGCGCGAACTGGGCCACACCCTGATGCACAAGCCGGTGCGGCCAATGAAACTCAAGACCGCCATCAGCCACCTCATAAAGCAGCGGCAAGCTTCAAGCTGTAAGCCCCGAGCTTGA
- a CDS encoding response regulator transcription factor yields MYRILIADDHPLFREAIHNVISDGFPGSEVMETADLDSALALTQDHDDLDLILLDLNMPGMHGLNGLITLRNEAPTIPVVIVSAEQDKQIVLQAITYGAVGFITKSSPRSQMTEAIEQILNGNVYLPPDIIRTQKSSPGRRSSEAPSFPPELLQALTRKQLLVLERMTKGESNKQIAYTLDIAETTVKAHVSAILRKLNVHNRVQAILSAGDIDFGAYLRR; encoded by the coding sequence GTGTACAGAATCCTGATAGCCGATGATCACCCACTGTTTCGCGAAGCCATCCACAACGTCATCAGCGACGGTTTCCCCGGCAGCGAGGTGATGGAGACCGCCGACCTGGACAGCGCCCTGGCCCTGACCCAGGACCACGACGACCTGGACCTGATCCTGCTGGACCTGAACATGCCCGGCATGCACGGCCTCAATGGCCTGATCACCCTGCGCAACGAAGCACCGACCATCCCGGTGGTGATCGTCTCCGCCGAGCAGGACAAGCAGATCGTGCTGCAGGCCATCACCTACGGCGCCGTGGGTTTCATCACCAAGTCCTCGCCGCGCTCGCAGATGACCGAAGCCATCGAGCAGATCCTCAATGGCAACGTGTACCTGCCGCCGGACATCATCCGCACCCAGAAGAGCTCGCCAGGGCGGCGCAGCAGCGAAGCCCCGAGCTTCCCGCCGGAGCTGTTGCAGGCCCTGACCCGCAAGCAACTGCTGGTGCTGGAGCGCATGACCAAGGGCGAATCCAACAAACAGATCGCCTACACCCTGGACATCGCCGAGACCACGGTGAAGGCCCATGTCTCGGCGATCCTGCGCAAGCTCAACGTGCACAACCGGGTACAAGCAATCCTCAGCGCCGGCGACATCGATTTCGGCGCCTACCTGCGCCGCTAG
- a CDS encoding PQQ-dependent catabolism-associated CXXCW motif protein, whose product MPRALQTLATLCLSLALGSAQAADPLFSAEGYRTGLYRSPTPLHIEAAQIVDTQALQGLLQARPAPLLIDVYRRQWLQGRFIDSEPHANLPGSHWLANTGDGELTPQWQDYFNQHLQRLSLGDRQRALVFYCRADCWLSWNAVKRAAALGYKNIYWYRDGLDAWEAVGLPLVAAQPEPLP is encoded by the coding sequence ATGCCTCGTGCCCTGCAAACCCTGGCCACGCTGTGCCTGAGCCTGGCGCTGGGCAGCGCCCAGGCCGCCGACCCGCTGTTTTCCGCCGAGGGTTATCGCACCGGTCTCTATCGCAGCCCGACCCCGCTGCACATCGAGGCGGCGCAGATCGTCGACACCCAGGCCTTGCAAGGCCTGCTGCAAGCGCGCCCGGCACCGCTGCTGATCGATGTCTATCGCCGGCAATGGCTGCAAGGCCGCTTCATCGACAGCGAACCCCACGCCAACCTGCCCGGCAGCCATTGGCTGGCCAATACCGGCGACGGCGAGCTGACGCCCCAGTGGCAGGACTACTTCAACCAGCATTTGCAGCGCCTGAGCCTGGGCGATCGCCAGCGAGCGCTGGTGTTCTATTGCCGCGCCGATTGCTGGCTGAGCTGGAACGCGGTAAAACGCGCCGCAGCCCTGGGCTATAAAAATATCTACTGGTACCGCGATGGCCTGGATGCCTGGGAAGCCGTCGGGTTGCCCCTGGTGGCCGCCCAGCCCGAACCCCTGCCCTGA
- a CDS encoding sensor histidine kinase, with protein sequence MSALWRINLWVTACFALLTLAGAGLLLRQAADDVEREVQSAEALVQYLGDSAERQPASLQPELTRSLRHVRVHWLAPDEDLTPLSTIAADGWLERLLLGDSSPSTRLLQLNDGRRVLIAVNAAAELGEVRQALQQWFGLCALALLLSLLSIGWAVRRGRAWLDEVLHALGQVSDGQMVVRLRSSALPETRQLAEHFNRMASALEQAHCDNQQLTQSLLAVQEQERNHLAQTLHDDLGQYLAGIRAQACLLRLVVDQPARVASTAQSLELNCEHLQQGFRAMVQDLYPVVLGHLPLAEALGLLVQQWQARQGIECRLRVGERLPALPRASNTHLYRLLQEALTNVARHAGASQVRVRLQRSGPGLRLLIRDNGRGAPQARRTGVGLHSMAERARSLGGELRIINCPGAGWALVLDMPLEA encoded by the coding sequence ATGTCGGCCCTGTGGCGGATCAACCTGTGGGTCACGGCCTGTTTTGCGCTGCTGACCCTGGCCGGCGCCGGGCTGTTGCTGCGCCAGGCGGCGGACGATGTGGAACGCGAAGTGCAATCCGCCGAGGCCCTGGTGCAGTACCTGGGGGATAGCGCCGAACGGCAGCCAGCCAGTCTGCAACCAGAACTGACCCGCAGCCTGCGGCATGTGCGAGTGCACTGGCTGGCTCCGGATGAAGACTTGACGCCGCTCAGTACCATTGCTGCCGATGGCTGGCTGGAGCGCCTGTTGCTGGGTGACAGCTCACCCAGTACTCGGTTACTTCAACTCAATGATGGCCGGCGCGTGCTGATCGCGGTGAATGCCGCCGCCGAACTGGGGGAAGTGCGCCAGGCCTTGCAGCAATGGTTTGGCCTATGCGCGCTGGCGCTGCTGCTCAGCTTGCTGAGCATCGGCTGGGCGGTGCGCCGTGGCCGGGCCTGGCTCGATGAAGTACTGCATGCTCTGGGCCAGGTGTCCGACGGCCAGATGGTTGTGCGCCTGCGCAGCAGCGCGCTGCCGGAAACCCGGCAACTGGCTGAACATTTCAACCGCATGGCCAGCGCCCTGGAGCAGGCCCATTGCGACAACCAGCAACTGACCCAGTCCCTGCTGGCGGTGCAGGAGCAAGAGCGCAATCACCTGGCGCAGACCTTGCACGACGACCTCGGCCAGTACCTGGCCGGCATTCGCGCCCAGGCCTGCCTGCTGCGCCTGGTGGTGGACCAGCCGGCGCGGGTGGCCAGCACTGCCCAATCCCTGGAGCTCAACTGCGAGCACCTGCAACAGGGCTTTCGTGCCATGGTCCAGGACCTGTACCCGGTGGTGCTGGGCCATCTGCCCCTGGCCGAAGCCCTGGGGTTGCTGGTGCAACAGTGGCAAGCGCGCCAGGGGATTGAATGCCGACTGCGGGTTGGCGAGCGCCTGCCGGCCTTGCCGAGGGCGAGCAACACCCACCTCTATCGCCTGTTGCAGGAAGCCCTGACCAACGTCGCCCGGCACGCCGGCGCCAGTCAGGTGCGGGTGCGCCTGCAACGAAGCGGCCCAGGGCTGCGCCTGCTGATCCGCGATAACGGTCGCGGCGCACCCCAGGCCCGGCGTACGGGCGTCGGCCTGCACTCCATGGCCGAAAGGGCGCGCAGCCTGGGCGGAGAACTGCGCATCATCAACTGCCCCGGCGCCGGTTGGGCGCTGGTCCTGGACATGCCCCTGGAGGCCTGA
- a CDS encoding response regulator has protein sequence MNILLVDDHAVVRQGYASLLQAVLPTMQVREAANGEEALARVLEDVPQLVIMDFALPGISGLETTRRLRQRLPQLRVLFFSMHDELPLVRQALEAGASGYLTKNSAPQVLIEAVHRVLAGHAYIEQPLATQLACTPQANASDPRLQSMTQRELEIFVMLARGTPARLIAEQLCISAKTVSNHLTLLKSKLQVSSHGELVHLGIDMGVVRVAG, from the coding sequence ATGAATATCTTGTTGGTGGATGACCACGCGGTGGTCCGTCAGGGTTACGCCAGCCTGTTGCAAGCGGTGTTGCCGACCATGCAGGTGCGTGAAGCCGCCAATGGTGAAGAAGCCCTGGCCCGGGTCCTGGAAGACGTGCCGCAACTGGTGATCATGGATTTTGCCTTGCCGGGTATCAGCGGTTTGGAGACGACTCGGCGCTTGCGCCAGCGTTTGCCACAGTTGCGGGTGCTGTTCTTCAGCATGCACGACGAACTGCCCCTGGTACGCCAGGCCCTGGAGGCAGGAGCCTCGGGTTACCTGACCAAGAACTCGGCGCCCCAGGTGCTGATCGAGGCGGTGCACCGGGTGCTGGCCGGGCATGCGTACATCGAGCAACCCTTGGCCACCCAACTGGCCTGCACCCCCCAGGCGAACGCCAGCGACCCGCGCTTGCAGAGCATGACCCAGCGCGAGCTGGAGATCTTCGTGATGCTGGCCCGGGGCACCCCGGCGCGGCTGATCGCCGAGCAGTTGTGCATCAGCGCCAAGACCGTGTCCAACCACCTGACTCTGCTCAAGAGCAAGTTGCAGGTCAGTTCTCATGGGGAGTTGGTGCATTTGGGGATTGATATGGGGGTGGTCAGGGTGGCGGGGTGA
- a CDS encoding ribbon-helix-helix domain-containing protein has product MSTMNISLPDALKSFVDDQVSQRGYSTSSEYVRELTRKDQDRQYLRGLLLAGAQSAPGTAVEGDYFESLRARVHKTRG; this is encoded by the coding sequence ATGAGCACCATGAACATCTCCCTGCCGGACGCTCTCAAGTCCTTTGTCGATGATCAAGTCAGCCAGCGCGGCTACAGCACCAGCAGTGAATATGTGCGTGAGCTGACTCGCAAGGATCAGGATCGGCAATACCTGCGTGGCCTGTTGTTGGCCGGTGCTCAATCGGCTCCGGGCACTGCTGTGGAGGGTGACTATTTCGAATCCCTGCGTGCCAGGGTGCACAAGACGCGAGGATGA
- a CDS encoding pentapeptide repeat-containing protein, with the protein MNYLPLALLLTLSPAFAMNVDDEGNDVPLTIKGCLIAESSQCPGANLRGANLANQDLRKMNLAGADLRDADLRHAQLDLANLEKARLQGANLTRASLQQSNLRLADLSGATLVAIQGWGLFAQGAQLANANLSAAYLQFARLSGAKLHQANLQAADLEMTWLSKADLQGADLRDANLQEAKFGESNLERADLRGARQHYGNFQDANMEGCQGCPGTWDK; encoded by the coding sequence ATGAACTACCTGCCCCTTGCCCTGCTGCTGACCCTCTCCCCCGCCTTCGCAATGAACGTCGACGACGAGGGCAACGACGTCCCGCTGACCATCAAAGGCTGCCTGATTGCCGAATCCAGCCAGTGCCCCGGGGCCAACCTGCGGGGCGCCAACCTGGCCAACCAGGACCTGCGCAAGATGAACCTGGCCGGCGCCGATCTGCGCGATGCAGACCTGCGCCACGCCCAACTGGACCTGGCCAACCTGGAAAAAGCCCGCTTGCAAGGCGCCAACCTGACCCGCGCCAGCCTGCAGCAGAGCAACCTGCGGTTGGCGGACCTGAGCGGCGCCACCCTGGTGGCCATCCAGGGCTGGGGCCTGTTCGCCCAGGGCGCACAGCTCGCCAACGCCAACCTCAGCGCCGCCTACCTGCAATTTGCCCGGCTGTCCGGGGCCAAGCTGCACCAGGCCAACCTGCAAGCGGCGGACCTGGAAATGACCTGGCTGAGCAAGGCCGACCTGCAAGGCGCCGACCTGCGCGATGCCAACCTGCAGGAAGCCAAGTTCGGCGAAAGCAACCTGGAACGCGCCGACCTGCGCGGAGCGCGCCAGCATTATGGGAATTTCCAGGATGCCAATATGGAGGGGTGCCAGGGGTGTCCGGGGACGTGGGATAAGTAA
- the exaA gene encoding quinoprotein ethanol dehydrogenase gives MRIRTLPTLTPLTLAMQACLLAGSLSLSAGASAATPAAPSTRNVTWEDIANDHLTTKDVLQYGMGTNAQRWSPLAQVNDQNVFKLTPAWSYSFGDEKQRGQESQAIVSDGVVYVTGSYSRVFALDAKTGKRLWTYNHRLPDNIRPCCDVVNRGAAIYGDKIYFGTLDARVIALDKNTGKVVWNKKFGDHSAGYTMTGAPVLIKDKTSGKVLLIHGSSGDEFGVVGQLFARDPDTGEEVWMRPFVEGHMGRLNGKDSTPTGDVKAPSWPDDKTTETGKVEAWSHGGGAPWQSASFDPETNTIIVGAGNPGPWNTWARTAKDGNPHDFDSLYTSGQVGVDPSTGEVKWFYQHTPNDAWDFSGNNELVLFDYKGKDGKVVKATGHADRNGFFYVVDRNNGKLQNAFPFVDNITWASHIDLKTGRPVENEGQRPAKPLPGETKGKPVEVSPPFLGGKNWNPMAYSQDTGLFYIPGNQWKEEYWTEEVNYKKGSAYLGMGFRIKRMYDDHVGTLRAMDPTTGKLVWEHKEHLPLWAGVLATKGNLVFTGTGDGFFKAFDAKTGKELWKFQTGSGIVSPPITWEQDGEQYIGVTVGYGGAVPLWGGDMAELTKPVAQGGSFWVFKIPSWDSKTAQR, from the coding sequence ATGAGAATAAGAACGCTACCCACCCTTACCCCGCTGACCCTGGCCATGCAGGCCTGTCTGCTCGCTGGCAGCCTGTCCCTGAGCGCCGGCGCCAGTGCCGCCACCCCAGCCGCACCGAGCACCCGCAACGTTACCTGGGAAGACATCGCCAACGACCACCTGACCACCAAGGACGTGCTGCAGTACGGCATGGGCACCAACGCCCAGCGCTGGAGCCCGCTGGCCCAGGTCAACGACCAGAACGTGTTCAAGCTGACACCGGCCTGGTCCTACTCCTTCGGCGACGAGAAGCAGCGCGGCCAGGAATCCCAGGCCATCGTCAGCGACGGCGTGGTCTACGTCACCGGCTCCTACTCCCGGGTGTTCGCCCTCGACGCCAAGACCGGCAAGCGCCTGTGGACCTACAACCACCGCCTGCCGGACAACATTCGCCCGTGCTGCGACGTGGTCAACCGTGGCGCTGCGATCTACGGCGACAAGATCTATTTCGGCACCCTCGACGCCCGGGTCATCGCCCTGGACAAGAACACCGGCAAGGTGGTGTGGAACAAGAAGTTCGGCGACCACAGCGCCGGCTACACCATGACCGGCGCCCCGGTGCTGATCAAGGACAAGACCAGCGGCAAGGTGCTGCTGATCCACGGCAGCTCCGGCGATGAGTTCGGTGTGGTCGGCCAGCTGTTCGCCCGCGACCCGGACACCGGTGAAGAGGTGTGGATGCGGCCCTTCGTCGAAGGCCACATGGGCCGCCTGAACGGCAAGGACAGCACCCCCACCGGCGACGTCAAGGCACCGTCATGGCCTGATGACAAGACCACCGAGACCGGCAAGGTCGAGGCCTGGAGCCATGGCGGCGGCGCCCCTTGGCAGAGCGCCAGCTTTGACCCTGAGACCAACACCATCATCGTCGGCGCCGGCAACCCCGGCCCCTGGAACACCTGGGCGCGCACCGCCAAGGACGGCAACCCCCACGACTTCGACAGTCTCTATACCTCGGGCCAGGTCGGCGTCGATCCAAGCACCGGCGAGGTCAAGTGGTTCTACCAGCACACCCCCAACGATGCCTGGGACTTCTCCGGCAACAACGAGCTGGTGCTGTTCGACTACAAGGGCAAGGACGGCAAGGTGGTCAAGGCCACCGGCCACGCCGACCGCAACGGTTTCTTCTACGTGGTCGACCGCAACAACGGCAAATTGCAGAACGCCTTCCCCTTCGTCGACAACATCACCTGGGCCAGCCATATCGACCTGAAGACCGGGCGTCCGGTGGAGAACGAAGGCCAGCGTCCGGCCAAGCCGCTGCCCGGTGAAACCAAGGGCAAGCCGGTGGAAGTCTCGCCGCCGTTCCTGGGGGGCAAGAACTGGAACCCCATGGCCTACAGCCAGGACACCGGGCTGTTCTACATCCCCGGCAACCAGTGGAAGGAGGAGTACTGGACCGAAGAGGTGAACTACAAGAAGGGCTCGGCCTACCTGGGGATGGGTTTCCGTATCAAGCGCATGTACGACGACCACGTCGGCACCCTGCGCGCCATGGACCCCACCACCGGCAAGCTGGTCTGGGAACACAAGGAACACCTGCCGCTGTGGGCCGGGGTATTGGCCACCAAGGGCAACCTGGTGTTCACCGGCACCGGCGATGGCTTCTTCAAGGCCTTCGACGCCAAGACCGGCAAGGAGCTGTGGAAATTCCAGACCGGCAGCGGCATCGTCTCCCCGCCCATCACCTGGGAGCAGGATGGCGAGCAGTACATTGGCGTGACCGTGGGCTACGGCGGCGCCGTGCCACTGTGGGGCGGCGACATGGCCGAGCTGACCAAGCCGGTGGCCCAGGGCGGCTCGTTCTGGGTGTTCAAGATCCCCAGCTGGGACAGCAAGACCGCCCAGCGCTGA
- the pedF gene encoding cytochrome c-550 PedF, which produces MIRKHNAWLAAGLLAGLLNSGAWAHGNVVPQAVETKGLTPVKDAGVTLDGDGWAAVNPYRASPERDKAVEIGASAYNQNCAACHGLEAKSGGIAPDLRMLDVGEAGDEWFVERVRHGAVRDGRVYMPKMADYLSQEALWAVRTYLDSVHVEE; this is translated from the coding sequence ATGATAAGAAAACACAACGCCTGGCTGGCCGCCGGGCTGCTGGCCGGCCTGTTGAACAGCGGTGCATGGGCCCACGGCAACGTAGTGCCCCAGGCGGTGGAGACCAAGGGCCTGACCCCGGTCAAGGACGCTGGCGTGACCCTGGACGGCGACGGCTGGGCCGCGGTCAACCCTTACCGGGCCAGTCCCGAGCGGGACAAGGCGGTGGAAATTGGCGCCTCGGCCTACAACCAGAACTGCGCCGCCTGCCATGGCCTGGAAGCCAAGTCCGGTGGCATTGCCCCGGACCTGCGCATGCTGGATGTCGGCGAGGCCGGGGATGAGTGGTTCGTCGAGCGGGTGCGCCATGGCGCGGTGCGCGATGGCCGGGTGTACATGCCGAAGATGGCCGACTACCTGAGCCAGGAGGCCTTGTGGGCGGTGCGCACTTACCTGGACAGCGTGCACGTCGAGGAATGA